Proteins encoded together in one Triticum dicoccoides isolate Atlit2015 ecotype Zavitan chromosome 7B, WEW_v2.0, whole genome shotgun sequence window:
- the LOC119340566 gene encoding mannan endo-1,4-beta-mannosidase 6-like, with product MRREKRLYSFLGLLLLLLAVVYLNWLPGRDPAAPGGGGLKLPVPWLQPRMSFAGRNGTHFVDADTGAPLYVNGWNSYWLLSSRSPALVSEMLRRGRIMGLAVYRTWAFIDGGPGALQISPGRFNEAVFQVLDYIIYEARRNHIRLILCLVNNLDNFGGKTQYVKWAQAAGANLTNSTDSFFYDPTVKGYYKDYVKAILTRRNSYSGIRYSDEPAIFAWELMNEPRCVSNASGPHLQAWIAEMAAYVKSLDAKRLVAVGIEGFYGTGIAERLGFNPGDWAASLCSDFIQNSAVENIDFASVHAYPDSWLPKASMEEKLRYISSWVDSHLNDSEHILKKPVLFSEVGYLQHVDGNSTVDRDILLRVVYDKIYDSARKLQAGGGALIWQLMVEGTHMYHDDFSLVARDHPSTYKLIMEQSCRLQTLYKNDRDPDWQCPIQP from the exons ATGCGGCGGGAGAAGCGGCTCTACAGCTTcctgggcctcctcctcctcctcctcgccgtcgtgTACCTCAACTGGCTCCCGGGCCGCGACCCCGCCGCTCCCGGCGGCGGCGGCCTCAAGCTGCCGGTGCCGTGGCTCCAGCCGCGGATGTCGTTCGCGGGCCGCAACGGCACCCACTTCGTCGACGCCGACACGGGCGCGCCGCTCTACGTCAACGGCTGGAACTCCTACTGGCTGCTCTCGTCGCGGTCGCCCGCGCTCGTGTCGGAGATGCTGCGCCGGGGCCGCATCATGGGCCTCGCCGTCTACCGCACCTGGGCCTTCATCGAcggcggccccggcgcccttcagaTCTCCCCCGGCCGCTTCAACGAAGCCGTCTTCCAG GTATTGGATTACATTATATATGAAGCCCGGAGAAATCATATTAGGTTGATTCTTTGCCTTGTCAACAACCTTGATAACTTTGGAGGGAAGACCCAATATGTTAAGTGGGCACAAGCAGCTGGAGCTAACTTGACGAATTCAACCGATTCTTTTTTCTATGACCCAACCGTTAAGGGTTACTACAAGGATTATGTGAAG GCAATATTAACAAGAAGGAACTCTTACAGTGGAATCAGATACTCTGATGAACCTGCTATATTTGCTTGGGAACTCATGAATGAGCCTAGGTGTGTGTCCAACGCATCTGGTCCTCATCTTCAG GCTTGGATAGCAGAGATGGCAGCATATGTCAAGAGTCTGGACGCTAAACGTCTTGTTGCAGTAGGAATTGAAGGGTTTTATGGCACTGGAATAGCTGAGAGGCTGGGTTTTAATCCGGGGGACTGGGCAGCTTCACTCTGCTCAGACTTCATACAGAACTCAGCAGTCGAGAATATTGATTTCGCATCAGTGCATGCTTACCCTGACAGCTG GCTACCAAAGGCAAGCATGGAAGAAAAACTCAGATACATTTCCAGTTGGGTTGATTCACACCTTAATGACAGCGAACACATCTTGAAAAAACCCGTTCTGTTCTCAGAAGTAGGTTACCTGCAGCACGTAGATGGTAACAGCACAGTTGATAGAGATATTCTTCTAAGAGTTGTTTACGACAAAATCTATGATTCGGCGAGGAAGCTTCAGGCAGGCGGCGGCGCTCTTATTTGGCAGTTGATGGTAGAAGGAACACACATGTACCACGACGACTTCTCCCTGGTGGCACGAGATCATCCCTCGACTTATAAGTTGATAATGGAGCAGTCTTGTCGATTGCAAACGCTGTACAAGAATGATAGAGATCCTGACTGGCAATGCCCGATACAGCCCTAG